A single window of Solanum dulcamara chromosome 5, daSolDulc1.2, whole genome shotgun sequence DNA harbors:
- the LOC129888806 gene encoding uncharacterized protein LOC129888806 isoform X1 yields the protein MQDAVQLLTRLVAGQEHRRGLGGDQVQRPDSSRAREFLTCNPPEFFGTKPEEDPQEFIREMQRTLRLIKASTTESVELASYRLHEVAANWYESWELSRGRLASPAIWDEFTEAFISHFLPPEMRRARVDRFLQLKQRGRSIREYSLEFDSLARHAHVLVADMTDRMHRYVMGLDRYLVDSCLVMAAQPGMDIARIQAYAQGMEERHRGHQSDRYFSGSQPKKARSTGYSGELRGRPYQQQSSGQSTQPTWSMPPQSVDRRSGGTGYSAVGSSFKVSSSQLDRGSGQTRPPRPQCSYCGKYHLGECYRATGACFSCGSQSHMMRDCPYKGGLANTERPTGSVAGSSSSSVAMRPTGQGISTPAGRGRGRGGVSSSSGPSNRLYSLATRQDQEASPDGITGTEVRFADPPV from the exons ATGCAGGATGCGGTCCAGCTGTTGACTAGGTTAGTGGCAGGCCAGGAACACAGACGCGGTTTGGGCGGAGATCAGGTACAGAGGCCTGATAGTTCGAGGGCTCGTGAGTTTCTGACTTGTAACCCTCCAGAGTTCTTCGGGACAAAGCCCGAAGAGGACCCCCAGGAGTTCATTAGGGAGATGCAGCGCACTTTGCGTCTGATTAAAGCTTCCACGACAGAGTCAGTTGAGTTGGCTTCGTATAGACTGCATGAGGTAGCTGCTAACTGGTATGAGTCCTGGGAGTTGTCCAGGGGTAGACTAGCTTCTCCAGCTATATGGGATGAGTTTACGGAGGCGTTTATTAGTCATTTCCTTCCTCCTGAGATGCGGAGAGCCAGAGTGGACAGATTTTTACAATTGAAGCAGCGAGGACGCAGTATTCGTGAGTATAGTCtggagtttgactcattggcccGACACGCACATGTATTGGTAGCTGACATGACTGACAGGATGCACAGATATGTGATGGGCCTAGATCGGTACTTGGTGGATAGTTGTTTGGTGATGGCTGCTCAGCCAGGAATGGACATCGCCCGTATTCAGGCATATGCTCAGGGCATGGAGGAAAGACATAGAGGACACCAGTCTGACCGATACTTTAGCGGGAGTCAACCCAAGAAGGCCAGATCAACCGGGTATTCTGGAGAGCTCCGGGGCAGACCATACCAGCAACAGAGTAGTGGACAGTCCACCCAACCAACATGGAGTATGCCTCCACAGTCCGTAGACCGGAGGTCAGGTGGCACAGGATATTCTGCAGTAGGTTCGAGTTTCAAGGTTTCCAGTTCGCAGCTAGACAGAGGATCTGGTCAGACGAGGCCACCTAGGCCTCAGTGTTCTTATTGTGGCAAATACCATCTAGGGGAGTGCTATCGTGCTACAGGggcttgtttttcttgtggaAGTCAAAGCCATATGATGAGAGATTGTCCGTATAAAGGTGGGTTAGCCAACACAGAACGGCCTACCGGATCAGTTGCTGGGTCATCATCCTCTTCGGTAGCTATGCGCCCCACGGGGCAGGGTATATCTACACCAGCAGGCCGCGGTAGAGGCCGTGGCGGAGTCTctagttctagcggtccttcgaaTCGCCTTTATTCTTTGGCCACCCGGCAGGATCAGGAGGCGTCTCCAGACGGGATCACAG gtaccgaagttCGATTTGCTGATCCACCTGTTTAG
- the LOC129888806 gene encoding uncharacterized protein LOC129888806 isoform X3: protein MQDAVQLLTRLVAGQEHRRGLGGDQVQRPDSSRAREFLTCNPPEFFGTKPEEDPQEFIREMQRTLRLIKASTTESVELASYRLHEVAANWYESWELSRGRLASPAIWDEFTEAFISHFLPPEMRRARVDRFLQLKQRGRSIREYSLEFDSLARHAHVLVADMTDRMHRYVMGLDRYLVDSCLVMAAQPGMDIARIQAYAQGMEERHRGHQSDRYFSGSQPKKARSTGYSGELRGRPYQQQSSGQSTQPTWSMPPQSVDRRSGGTGYSAVGSSFKVSSSQLDRGSGQTRPPRPQCSYCGKYHLGECYRATGACFSCGSQSHMMRDCPYKGGLANTERPTGSVAGSSSSSVAMRPTGQGISTPAGRGRGRGGVSSSSGPSNRLYSLATRQDQEASPDGITDFGGNGN, encoded by the exons ATGCAGGATGCGGTCCAGCTGTTGACTAGGTTAGTGGCAGGCCAGGAACACAGACGCGGTTTGGGCGGAGATCAGGTACAGAGGCCTGATAGTTCGAGGGCTCGTGAGTTTCTGACTTGTAACCCTCCAGAGTTCTTCGGGACAAAGCCCGAAGAGGACCCCCAGGAGTTCATTAGGGAGATGCAGCGCACTTTGCGTCTGATTAAAGCTTCCACGACAGAGTCAGTTGAGTTGGCTTCGTATAGACTGCATGAGGTAGCTGCTAACTGGTATGAGTCCTGGGAGTTGTCCAGGGGTAGACTAGCTTCTCCAGCTATATGGGATGAGTTTACGGAGGCGTTTATTAGTCATTTCCTTCCTCCTGAGATGCGGAGAGCCAGAGTGGACAGATTTTTACAATTGAAGCAGCGAGGACGCAGTATTCGTGAGTATAGTCtggagtttgactcattggcccGACACGCACATGTATTGGTAGCTGACATGACTGACAGGATGCACAGATATGTGATGGGCCTAGATCGGTACTTGGTGGATAGTTGTTTGGTGATGGCTGCTCAGCCAGGAATGGACATCGCCCGTATTCAGGCATATGCTCAGGGCATGGAGGAAAGACATAGAGGACACCAGTCTGACCGATACTTTAGCGGGAGTCAACCCAAGAAGGCCAGATCAACCGGGTATTCTGGAGAGCTCCGGGGCAGACCATACCAGCAACAGAGTAGTGGACAGTCCACCCAACCAACATGGAGTATGCCTCCACAGTCCGTAGACCGGAGGTCAGGTGGCACAGGATATTCTGCAGTAGGTTCGAGTTTCAAGGTTTCCAGTTCGCAGCTAGACAGAGGATCTGGTCAGACGAGGCCACCTAGGCCTCAGTGTTCTTATTGTGGCAAATACCATCTAGGGGAGTGCTATCGTGCTACAGGggcttgtttttcttgtggaAGTCAAAGCCATATGATGAGAGATTGTCCGTATAAAGGTGGGTTAGCCAACACAGAACGGCCTACCGGATCAGTTGCTGGGTCATCATCCTCTTCGGTAGCTATGCGCCCCACGGGGCAGGGTATATCTACACCAGCAGGCCGCGGTAGAGGCCGTGGCGGAGTCTctagttctagcggtccttcgaaTCGCCTTTATTCTTTGGCCACCCGGCAGGATCAGGAGGCGTCTCCAGACGGGATCACAG attttggaggaaacgggaattga